From Acidimicrobiales bacterium, one genomic window encodes:
- a CDS encoding ABC transporter ATP-binding protein, whose protein sequence is MFAVGGGFGPGGGGPTSMQANAAAGLPHADVPGNLRDKVTAVLADEPEHVVAPVGWTHDEWDRRPFGLRLFLWPHRWRLAGAIFLVLIETAALMIGPVLTQIGIDDGVRAGDKTVLVVTSGIYVLAVVVSAVLGWARVSYTGRLGERLTETLRIRVFGHLQRQGVDFHTDEKAGVLLTRMTSDIEALAVLFQEGIVNLLVQVFTLLVITGALFYYDPLLALVTLAVAVPPTLATSLWFRRVSSRSYLLVRDRIAALLSNLQESLAGIRVIAAHNRRAVNIAAHRDVVGDHRDAGIAAAKANSTYAPLTEMIGICTQATLLGIGGAMVARGRISVGEMAAFLLFLTSFFAPIQTLVQLYNSYQQGGAAIVKLRELLRAEPSVRQKPDAIELPPIRGEIELRGVTFGYVPGRPVLHDVDLRIAPGETVAFVGETGAGKSTVARLLTRFHDPDRGTVTIDGHDLRDVTLGSLRSQLGVVPQEPFLFAGVVRDNVAFARPSATDEELTEALVAVGIDDLVERLGGLDAVVHERGASLSAGERQLLALARAFVARPRVLILDEATSNLDLNSESRVEKALDVVLEGRTAVIIAHRLATARRADRIAVVHDGRIVELGSHDELVLHEGRYASMYATWVSHGGAE, encoded by the coding sequence ATGTTCGCGGTGGGTGGCGGATTCGGGCCCGGCGGCGGCGGACCGACGTCGATGCAGGCCAACGCGGCGGCGGGTCTCCCCCACGCCGACGTACCCGGCAACCTGCGCGACAAGGTCACCGCGGTCCTCGCCGACGAGCCCGAACACGTCGTCGCCCCCGTCGGGTGGACCCACGACGAATGGGACCGCCGTCCGTTCGGGCTCCGGCTGTTCCTGTGGCCCCATCGCTGGCGGCTCGCCGGCGCGATCTTCCTCGTCCTCATCGAGACCGCGGCGCTGATGATCGGGCCGGTGCTGACCCAGATCGGCATCGACGACGGCGTCCGGGCCGGCGACAAGACCGTGCTCGTCGTCACCTCCGGCATCTACGTGCTCGCCGTGGTGGTGTCGGCCGTCCTGGGCTGGGCCCGGGTCTCCTACACCGGTCGGTTGGGTGAACGGCTCACCGAGACGCTGCGCATCAGGGTCTTCGGCCACCTGCAACGTCAGGGCGTCGACTTCCACACCGACGAGAAGGCCGGCGTCCTGCTCACCCGGATGACCTCCGACATCGAGGCCCTCGCGGTGCTGTTCCAGGAGGGCATCGTCAACCTGCTGGTGCAGGTGTTCACCCTGCTGGTGATCACCGGCGCCCTCTTCTACTACGACCCGCTCCTCGCCCTCGTCACCCTCGCCGTCGCCGTCCCGCCGACCCTGGCGACCTCGCTGTGGTTCCGCCGCGTGTCGTCGCGGTCCTACCTGCTCGTGCGCGACCGGATCGCCGCGCTGTTGTCGAACCTCCAGGAGTCGCTGGCCGGCATCCGTGTGATCGCCGCCCACAATCGCCGGGCGGTCAACATCGCCGCCCACCGCGACGTCGTCGGCGACCATCGCGACGCGGGCATCGCGGCGGCGAAGGCCAACTCGACGTATGCCCCGCTCACCGAGATGATCGGGATCTGCACCCAGGCCACGCTGCTCGGCATCGGCGGCGCGATGGTGGCCCGGGGCCGGATCTCGGTCGGCGAGATGGCGGCATTCCTGCTCTTCCTCACCAGCTTCTTCGCCCCCATCCAGACGCTCGTCCAGCTCTACAACTCGTACCAGCAGGGCGGCGCGGCGATCGTCAAGTTGCGGGAGCTGCTGCGCGCCGAGCCGTCGGTGCGCCAGAAGCCCGACGCGATCGAGCTCCCGCCGATCCGGGGGGAGATCGAGCTGCGGGGCGTCACGTTCGGCTACGTCCCCGGCCGTCCGGTCCTGCACGACGTCGACCTCCGGATCGCCCCCGGCGAGACGGTCGCGTTCGTCGGCGAGACCGGGGCGGGGAAGTCGACCGTGGCCCGACTCCTGACCCGCTTCCACGACCCGGACCGGGGCACGGTGACGATCGACGGCCACGACCTGCGCGACGTCACCCTCGGGAGCCTCCGCTCCCAGCTCGGCGTGGTCCCCCAGGAGCCGTTCCTCTTCGCCGGCGTGGTGCGCGACAACGTCGCGTTCGCCCGACCCTCGGCCACCGACGAGGAGCTGACCGAGGCCCTCGTCGCGGTCGGCATCGACGACCTCGTCGAGCGACTCGGCGGACTCGACGCGGTGGTCCACGAGCGGGGCGCGTCGCTCTCCGCCGGCGAGCGCCAGCTCCTCGCGCTGGCCCGAGCGTTCGTCGCCCGGCCCCGCGTGCTCATCCTCGACGAGGCCACCTCCAACCTCGACCTCAACTCGGAGTCGCGCGTCGAGAAGGCGCTCGACGTCGTGCTCGAAGGCCGCACCGCCGTCATCATCGCCCACCGGCTCGCCACCGCCCGTCGGGCCGACCGGATCGCGGTGGTGCACGACGGCCGGATCGTCGAGCTCGGCAGCCACGACGAGCTGGTCCTCCACGAGGGCCGGTACGCCTCGATGTACGCCACCTGGGTGTCGCACGGCGGCGCCGAGTGA
- a CDS encoding sulfite exporter TauE/SafE family protein: MNVDIDVLLVAIGIMAVASTVQASVGFGANLLAAPTFAILDPDLVPGPIFVATATLTLATALRERHHVDRGVVGWATAGRLPGAIVGSLVLATATDRSIQLMVGVSILVAVVLSSGVVRIPERRRTFFGAGVVSGFGATTASIGGPPIALALQHRHGAALRATMGAYFAVGTLITLPAIAAAGRLGTDELVVGAALIPGSLVGFALSGPLRPRVDAGRIRPLVLGLAALAAIVLVVRTL; this comes from the coding sequence GTGAACGTCGACATCGACGTGCTCCTCGTCGCGATCGGGATCATGGCCGTGGCCTCCACCGTCCAGGCCTCGGTCGGGTTCGGGGCCAACCTGCTGGCCGCCCCGACCTTCGCGATCCTCGATCCCGACCTGGTGCCGGGCCCCATCTTCGTCGCGACCGCGACACTCACCCTCGCCACGGCGCTGCGCGAGCGGCACCACGTCGACCGTGGGGTGGTCGGATGGGCGACGGCCGGCCGCCTGCCCGGGGCGATCGTCGGGTCGCTCGTGCTGGCCACGGCCACCGACCGCTCGATCCAGCTCATGGTGGGCGTGTCGATCCTCGTCGCCGTGGTCCTGTCGAGCGGTGTGGTCCGCATCCCCGAGCGGCGGCGGACGTTCTTCGGCGCGGGCGTGGTCTCGGGCTTCGGGGCGACGACCGCGTCGATCGGCGGGCCGCCGATCGCCCTCGCGCTCCAGCACCGCCACGGCGCCGCCCTGCGGGCCACGATGGGGGCGTACTTCGCGGTCGGCACGCTGATCACGCTGCCGGCGATCGCCGCGGCCGGCCGTCTCGGTACCGACGAGCTCGTCGTCGGCGCGGCCCTGATCCCCGGGTCCCTCGTGGGCTTCGCGCTTTCCGGACCGTTGCGTCCCCGGGTCGACGCCGGCCGGATCCGGCCGTTGGTGCTCGGCCTCGCCGCGCTCGCCGCGATCGTCCTCGTCGTCCGCACCCTTTGA
- a CDS encoding ATP-binding cassette domain-containing protein translates to MSDPVLRLRDVWRTTDGVEILRGVDWTIRPGEHWVVLGPNGCGKTTLVRIASMWLHPSSGEVEVLGERLGRTDVRRLRRRVGFASASMADLLRGDLLVTDVVMTARNAALEPWWHVYDDTDRAAAATALGRAGVAHLAERRFGACSSGERQRVLVARALATDPGLLLLDEPTAALDLAGREQFVRMLSGLAGDDSTPPMALVTHHVEEIPDGFTHVLLVKEGRTLAQGPLDRVLTAAALSACFDVELSLERRRGRYVAWAD, encoded by the coding sequence ATGAGCGACCCGGTCCTGCGGCTCCGCGACGTTTGGCGCACCACCGACGGTGTGGAGATCCTGCGCGGTGTCGACTGGACGATCCGGCCCGGCGAGCACTGGGTGGTGCTGGGACCCAACGGCTGCGGGAAGACGACCCTCGTGCGGATCGCGTCGATGTGGCTCCATCCGTCGTCGGGAGAGGTGGAGGTGTTGGGCGAACGGCTGGGCCGCACCGACGTCCGCCGGCTGCGCCGGCGGGTCGGGTTCGCGAGCGCCTCGATGGCGGACCTCCTCCGGGGCGACCTCCTCGTGACCGACGTGGTGATGACCGCCCGCAACGCCGCGCTCGAACCGTGGTGGCACGTCTACGACGACACCGACCGCGCCGCCGCGGCGACCGCCCTCGGCCGGGCCGGTGTCGCCCATCTCGCCGAACGACGTTTCGGCGCGTGCTCGTCGGGCGAGCGCCAACGGGTCCTGGTGGCCCGGGCCCTCGCGACCGACCCCGGCCTCCTGCTGCTCGACGAGCCGACCGCGGCGCTCGATCTCGCGGGCCGCGAGCAGTTCGTACGCATGTTGAGCGGTCTCGCCGGTGACGACTCGACCCCCCCGATGGCCCTGGTGACCCACCATGTCGAGGAGATCCCCGACGGCTTCACCCACGTCCTGCTCGTGAAGGAGGGTCGCACGCTGGCCCAGGGTCCCCTCGACCGGGTGCTCACCGCCGCGGCGCTGTCGGCCTGCTTCGATGTCGAGCTGTCGCTCGAACGACGCCGCGGTCGCTACGTGGCGTGGGCCGACTGA
- a CDS encoding thiamine diphosphokinase — protein sequence MTGPHVQVIATDAVVTHVAASAASLVVCADGGVGAGLQAGRPIDLVVGDLDSATPADLDAARSAGARIERFPIAKDETDLELAMAAAVAAGAGTVTVHLAAGGRLDHQLANLLVLASPRWLSVAVDAWVGHDRVWVVRDRLVVALTVGAAVAVQAVTGPATVTTRGLEFALTGEVLHPAEARGISNTVVASPVEVHVDDGVVLVIGADAQSAHAT from the coding sequence GTGACCGGTCCGCACGTCCAGGTGATCGCCACCGACGCCGTGGTGACCCACGTCGCCGCCTCCGCCGCCTCGCTCGTCGTGTGCGCCGACGGTGGCGTCGGGGCCGGACTGCAGGCCGGGCGCCCCATCGACCTCGTGGTCGGCGACCTCGACTCGGCGACGCCGGCCGATCTCGACGCAGCCCGGTCGGCCGGCGCCCGGATCGAGCGTTTCCCCATCGCGAAGGACGAGACCGACCTCGAGCTGGCGATGGCCGCCGCGGTGGCCGCCGGGGCCGGCACGGTCACGGTGCACCTCGCGGCCGGTGGTCGACTCGATCACCAGCTGGCCAACCTGCTGGTCCTCGCCTCGCCGCGGTGGTTGTCGGTCGCGGTCGACGCGTGGGTCGGTCACGACCGGGTGTGGGTCGTCCGCGACCGCCTCGTCGTGGCACTGACCGTCGGCGCCGCGGTGGCCGTGCAGGCGGTCACCGGTCCGGCCACGGTGACCACGCGCGGCCTCGAGTTCGCGCTCACCGGCGAGGTGCTCCACCCGGCCGAGGCCCGGGGGATCTCCAACACCGTCGTCGCCTCGCCGGTGGAGGTACACGTCGACGACGGCGTGGTGCTGGTGATCGGCGCCGACGCTCAGTCGGCCCACGCCACGTAG
- a CDS encoding serine protease has product MSSAAGSSPASSWNGRRLVASALVVALGLLGLGVGIAGLLTSDSVAAGDGTAAVLGAVEIAPETEIGDAVAAVREGSFETAPTAHLAVVQLSVSVCGARSTGSGVVVADGLLLTAAHVVGDATLVRIDQGDVTVTGEVLGVLADERDLALVAVDAPMDAPLAATTAPPFGAPLTLVGHPDAGPRTVAVGARVEVAPGVASLAGGGEILGVDVPIEAGFSGGPVVAADGAVVGIVVAKEAVADIALVVATPDLATIGGAGLVPGTCVGSA; this is encoded by the coding sequence GTGAGCTCGGCCGCCGGGTCATCCCCGGCGAGCAGTTGGAACGGGCGACGCCTGGTCGCGTCGGCCCTCGTCGTCGCCCTGGGCCTGCTCGGGCTCGGGGTGGGGATCGCCGGTCTGCTGACCTCCGACTCCGTCGCCGCGGGCGACGGGACCGCCGCGGTGCTCGGCGCGGTCGAGATCGCGCCCGAGACCGAGATCGGCGATGCGGTCGCGGCCGTGCGCGAGGGCTCGTTCGAGACGGCCCCGACCGCGCACCTCGCAGTGGTCCAGCTCTCGGTGAGCGTCTGCGGCGCCCGCTCGACCGGATCCGGCGTCGTCGTCGCCGACGGGTTGCTGCTGACCGCGGCGCACGTGGTCGGCGACGCCACCCTCGTGCGCATCGACCAGGGCGACGTCACCGTCACCGGTGAGGTGCTCGGCGTGCTCGCCGACGAGCGCGATCTGGCCCTCGTCGCGGTCGACGCCCCGATGGACGCACCGCTCGCCGCCACGACCGCTCCGCCGTTCGGGGCTCCGCTCACCCTCGTGGGTCACCCCGATGCGGGCCCCCGCACCGTCGCGGTCGGCGCCCGGGTCGAAGTGGCGCCGGGCGTGGCATCGCTGGCCGGCGGAGGCGAGATCCTGGGCGTCGACGTGCCCATCGAGGCCGGCTTCTCCGGTGGTCCCGTGGTCGCCGCCGACGGTGCCGTGGTCGGCATCGTCGTCGCGAAGGAGGCCGTCGCCGACATCGCCCTTGTCGTCGCCACCCCCGATCTGGCCACCATCGGCGGGGCCGGTCTGGTCCCCGGCACCTGCGTCGGGAGCGCCTGA
- a CDS encoding peptidoglycan DD-metalloendopeptidase family protein, whose protein sequence is MPVHRPPRRPSLLLAVALCVFGGMLSVGLAGAQTEVEDLRQEREQNRREAAEVAAELDALAAEDDELAAAIAALDAHIALQETRVAAAEESIAEAEATARLAREQAEALETQAEGIRGQLELAAIDAFVAPRPDVLGRLDDEDLLDVELTDFYVEEVVGDEYELIDLLRVAQAGQADAIRRADEATAQAETERADLAARLVELDASKAEVEELRAQVAARIDEWEAVGREIEEADAAIASQIRELEAELARQAAEEAARKAAEEQARLEAEQAAEASDEPATADDAPAAPPVVDGPFSITHRPVPGAVTSGFGSRVHPIFGTSRNHYGVDLNGSSGDPIVAAAAGRVITAGWMSGYGNVVILSHGDGYTTLYAHQSAILVSNGDTVAGGATLGRVGSTGWSTGPHLHFEIRIDGTAVDPLSYL, encoded by the coding sequence ATGCCGGTCCACCGTCCGCCCCGTCGCCCGTCGCTGCTCCTCGCGGTCGCGCTCTGCGTGTTCGGCGGGATGCTGAGCGTCGGTCTCGCCGGTGCCCAGACCGAGGTCGAGGACCTGCGCCAGGAACGCGAGCAGAACCGCCGTGAAGCCGCGGAGGTGGCCGCCGAGCTCGACGCCCTCGCCGCCGAGGACGACGAGCTGGCCGCGGCGATCGCTGCCCTCGACGCGCACATCGCGCTCCAGGAGACGCGCGTGGCCGCGGCGGAGGAGTCGATCGCCGAGGCCGAGGCGACGGCCCGGCTCGCCCGGGAACAGGCCGAGGCCCTCGAGACCCAAGCCGAGGGGATCCGCGGGCAACTCGAGCTCGCGGCGATCGATGCCTTCGTCGCCCCCCGGCCCGACGTGCTCGGGCGGCTCGACGACGAGGACCTGCTAGATGTCGAGCTCACCGACTTCTACGTCGAAGAGGTGGTGGGCGACGAGTACGAGCTGATCGATCTGCTGCGGGTGGCGCAGGCCGGCCAGGCCGATGCGATCCGCCGGGCCGACGAGGCGACCGCGCAGGCCGAGACCGAGCGTGCCGATCTGGCCGCCCGCCTGGTCGAGCTCGACGCCAGCAAGGCCGAGGTCGAGGAGCTGCGGGCCCAGGTCGCGGCGCGGATCGACGAGTGGGAAGCCGTGGGTCGCGAGATCGAGGAGGCCGATGCCGCGATCGCCTCGCAGATCCGTGAGCTCGAGGCCGAGCTCGCCCGGCAGGCGGCCGAGGAAGCAGCGCGAAAGGCCGCGGAGGAGCAGGCCCGACTCGAGGCGGAGCAGGCCGCGGAGGCATCCGACGAACCCGCGACGGCCGACGACGCGCCGGCGGCGCCGCCCGTGGTCGACGGCCCGTTCTCGATCACCCACCGGCCCGTACCGGGCGCGGTCACCAGCGGGTTCGGCTCCCGCGTGCATCCGATCTTCGGCACGTCCCGCAACCACTACGGCGTCGATCTCAACGGCAGCTCCGGTGATCCGATCGTGGCGGCCGCCGCCGGCCGGGTGATCACCGCGGGGTGGATGAGCGGCTACGGCAACGTGGTCATCCTGTCGCACGGCGACGGCTACACCACGCTCTACGCCCACCAGTCGGCCATCCTCGTGAGCAACGGCGACACCGTCGCCGGCGGCGCCACCCTCGGCCGGGTCGGCAGCACCGGATGGTCGACGGGTCCCCACCTGCACTTCGAGATCCGGATCGACGGCACGGCCGTGGATCCGTTGTCCTACCTGTAG
- a CDS encoding dienelactone hydrolase family protein: protein MALEDFRVETFAHGGITHDVHRRGEGPCVLVAAEIPGITPEVIRFAEDLLDAGLSVALPSMFGVPGREPTPRHALTTIAKACVGREFHAMATRDDQPATEWLRALARTLHADHGGPGIGFVGMCFTGGFGLAMLLDDAVVAPVLSQPSLPFAIGRKRRASVGLDDQQLAIVAERAAEGCAVLGLRFTGDPMVPRQRFATLRAALGDNFVGVEITSPDEAHGIGKAAHSVLTEERRDTPGHPTKEAFDRVVEFLTSRLAAG, encoded by the coding sequence ATGGCTCTCGAGGACTTCCGCGTCGAAACGTTCGCCCACGGCGGGATCACCCACGACGTCCACCGGCGGGGCGAGGGTCCCTGCGTGCTCGTGGCCGCGGAGATCCCGGGCATCACGCCCGAGGTGATCCGGTTCGCCGAGGACCTGCTCGACGCCGGTCTGTCGGTGGCCCTGCCGTCGATGTTCGGTGTCCCCGGCCGCGAGCCCACCCCCCGCCACGCCCTCACCACCATCGCCAAGGCGTGTGTCGGCCGGGAGTTCCACGCCATGGCCACCCGCGACGACCAACCCGCCACGGAATGGCTCCGGGCGCTGGCCCGCACCCTGCACGCCGACCACGGTGGCCCCGGCATCGGCTTCGTCGGCATGTGCTTCACCGGCGGGTTCGGCCTCGCGATGCTCCTCGACGACGCCGTCGTCGCCCCCGTGCTCTCCCAACCCTCGCTGCCGTTCGCGATCGGCCGGAAGCGGCGGGCCAGCGTCGGTCTCGACGATCAGCAGCTGGCGATCGTGGCCGAGCGCGCCGCCGAGGGGTGTGCCGTCCTGGGTCTGCGCTTCACGGGCGACCCGATGGTCCCGCGCCAACGCTTCGCCACCCTGCGGGCGGCGCTCGGCGACAACTTCGTCGGCGTCGAGATCACGAGCCCCGACGAGGCCCACGGCATCGGCAAGGCGGCCCACAGCGTGCTCACCGAGGAACGCCGCGACACGCCGGGCCACCCGACGAAGGAGGCGTTCGACCGGGTCGTCGAGTTCCTCACCTCCCGGCTCGCCGCCGGTTGA